The sequence ccatttctcaTTGTTACAAAGACGTTAATAGAATTGCTGATGTTTTAGCCAACAAGGCAATTGATGGACAAGCTGATAATTTGGTTGTTGTTGCTTTAGAAATTCCTTCCTCTTTGCTGATGGAAGGTGTTTCCATATGAAGTATTTGGTTTAAACATCTAAGGGCGAACATGATGATATTCAGTCTTGGGTAAGTGTCTGATATGTGGCCATGACCTGCGACCTGTGATTGCAttaaaataatggaaggagatcCTTTTAGTTGATTAAGGTTGGCCTTCTGCTTTGAGTATATTGATGATTGCAGATAATGGTATGACATGATAGCCTTTGCACTCCTCCAGATGATCTATACTTTATGTGTGCATCATTCGTATGGGTGCTTGCTATCTTCCTCTTATATATTTGGTTTCCTTTATGTTATTATTGAAAATTCAATGATATGAGTGGTCTATCATTATGTGGTTTCATGGTAACATTTTATTTCAAAGCATCACTGACAGATCTTTCTCTTCCTATTTTGAGGATTGGTTTCACTTCAGAATATTTGGTTGGCACCCCTTTTGAGGTTGATCACTTGTTTGAGTTGCATTAGGGGTGTTGTTGTCCATGTATTGAATATGTGGTTGCATTTTCCCTGATGTAATGCATTCAAGTGTTTTATCATTGGGGGGTGGTGTCTTTTATGGTTATCTTAATATGGAATTGCTTTTGTTTGGTCTATTTCTGTTATGATTACTCCATGCAGATTCTTTATTGCACCATTTGGGTTGTAATTATTACTATTTATATTGGTGGCCTCTAGTTGTTTCCCTGTACTTGGCCATTTTGGGATGTACACTTGTGACATAATGTGTGGGTTATTCTTTCCCCATGTCGTGTCACTGCAATTATTCTCGAAAATTGTTGGATGTCGTGGTGCTTTGTTTTTTCTTCTAAGTTTGTCATATCTTTAAggataatgttttttaattatgaaTTTTAATGTTCATTTTTTCTGCTCGAGTCGATTCTCTTGGCTCGTGTGGGATGTCGAACATCCTTGCCaagcaatattttgttataatgtCGCCTTTTATGAGGTTTGTGTTATATATGTCTAGGAAATATGAGCTCTGTGACATTAGTGTTTTCAGTTGTTGTTGTTCATCCTTATGTCGCTTGCTCATTCTAAAGCTTGATACATAATCTATGTTTCTAGAAAGTTTGGTGATTTTCGTGACTTTATTGCATATGAAGATGAGAAACTTGGGCGTATTTTTATTATGTGTTCTCTAGATGTTGTTTATGTGGTTAGGAAGGTGGTGGGTAAATCTTGGTTGGTGGAAAATGTAGGTGTTAGCATATTTGAAGTGGTTTCTCATTCTCTTACTGTTTGCATGAATTTTCTTATGGATACTCATTTGGTTCGGGCTCCAGCTAGTTCCTTCTTGGTCTCAACATCCTTCTCTTCTCTTGATGTGGATTATGCTCTGTCTTTTTACAGTTTTGATCATGGCTCACTCCCCTACGATGGTTTCATGCCTCTTAATGTGTTTCTTGCTAATGGATGGTTTGGAGAGTTGTTTTATGTAGCTAGGTGTGGACTATTTGGTGACTGCTATGATGATACAATTATATAATTTGAGTGGTTGATTGATCATGCTCCTTCTCCTTATTTAGTTGTTGCTCTTGATGTGTTTTCTAGGATCCACTCTCTTTTGGACATTCGGGTGGTTTTCTATGTCTCCTCTATTGATTCTTCCTCCTTGGGTGTTGATGTGATCCCTCGTTCTTCTTCAGCACCTCTGGAGGAATGTTCAAGCACATGGTGTCTTGAAGACATGATGTAATCTTCTTATGGGATCCTTTTGTTTGTAATTTTGTGGACTGGTCAATATGGGCGCAGGGGGGGAGGGGGTTATCGGGTTTTTTGGTTTGTACTGGGTTGGGTCGTGGGTCTTTGATCATGTATAGGGTGTTATTCAACTGGTATTTTTCAATGGGTTTTTGGTCAAGGGCTACAACtagaggttttctttgcctggttctttcctgTCAATATGCTCGTCCGAACTAGGCTTTTGTAAActttttatataaatattaataaaattattcagtggctttgccacttatatatatatatatatatatatatatatatatatatatatatatatatatatatatatatatatatatatatatatatatatatatatatatatatatatatatatatatatatatattccaagcAATGCAGACTTGTCATATATTTAACATTTGCTATCAATATGTTTATGTTGTCTAGGTCTTATGCTATCTATAAACAATGTTaataagattatttttaaaaaaaaatcattatactttgcattttttttttggctAAAGGTTAGTTACAATAGTACATGATTCTATGGTGTAAAATAGTACATTTTTTTATGTGCAATTGATGTTGAGGCTTGgaatgattttttaaaaataatttttaaataaatattggcTTAATTAATTCTTTAGTAGGGTTAAAGTGTGAATCTAAAATATGACCCTCTTTATTTCACATAACAAATGAATGGAGTATGAAAAAGACACCAATAATTGTAGAAATAAAATATCATGAATATTTAAAAAACAAGTCcactattttatatatatatatatgctacatGATTTTGAAATGCAAGATGATTTCACTTCAGACAAtaacctcattttccacattgaatcATGCACAAACTTTTATTTGAAAGCAAGGTAGACTTATTATATTTAGTAATTGCAAAAAACATCTATTGGTGTGCATGTACCTTTCTCATTTCTTTTAATTGGTAGAGTATATATACTAAGTACATTGTATATAGCTTTTTTTGAATGAAAAGTAATATTTTGGCAAGCGACATGTTATATTTAACATTTGCTATCTATCTTTTTATGGTGTCTAGCTTTTACACTATCTATTAGCAATGCCAACATGATTATCTAAGAAACAAGTTTCTTATTATGTATTAATCAAGTTAATTATGTTCAAACACATATGCACATTTCTCCTTTCCTTTcatcaaataaaaatattatatacatattttgaattaaaaatgaTATTTTGTTATTATAACTTGACCATACTACTAACATTTTGATTAAccaaataaactaaaattttaaatatatcatATAGAATACTAATACAACTTACTCAAATAAACAAACGTGTTATTAACAATTACACAACCATTATCAATTTAACTACTACTTTTTATCGTTCTAATGGAAGAATGTTCATCCACAAAGTCGATCTAGCTATCCCATACTAGAACATGACTCTTAGACTAAAACCTCTTCGACTAAGGGCCAAAAACGAAAGGATATTGATTACACTGAATACTAATACAACTTACCCGAATAAACAAATGTGTTATTAACTCTTATACAACCATTATCAATTTGACTGTTACTTTTTTTTTTGGAATGATCTTCATCCACAAAGTCGTTCTAGCTATCCCATGCTAAAAAATGATCCTTAGATTGAAACCTCTTCGACTAAGAGCCAAAGACAAAAGGATATCAATTACATTAAATACTAATACAACTCATCCAAATAAACAAATGTGTTATTAAATGTTAAGCAACCATTTATCAATTtgactattattttttatttgtatttttcatgAAAGGATCGTCATCCACAAAATCGTTCTAGCTATCCCATACTAAAGGAGTAACCTTAGACTGAAACCTCTTAGACTAAAAACCAAAAACAGAAGAATATCCATTTCACCATATATAAAACTAATACTAACCACCAAAAACTTTATTTATTAAGCTAAATCAAAGTCTGGGATTTCTAAAGGAGCAAAAGCTATTACAGTAAAATACACACTATAACAGAATCCAGTTTGTCCGTACTTTACATAGTTATATACAAGAAGAAGCAGGTTGCAGATGCTTTCTCAAGAGGATGGTCATGGCAGGGGGAAAACTGACACATCTGTAACTCTGGAAATGTGCAACGAGCTTGGCGGGAGTCGAACTGGGTACCTCATGGTACAAACATACTTTACAGACTGGCTAAGGTTAAACAAAGCGATTCTGAATCTGAATGGCACAAGTACACTACGGGGCTGGGCTTTTTGCTTCAGGTGAATCCTTTGCTTGCCCTGCTCGAGCGCGTTTACCACTCTAATTTCACCTGCTCACCTTATTTTACAATCGTCTTAGGAAAGTTGGTTTCTTGCTTAGACTGTCAAGACTAATTACGAATCCCATCACCATTTTTTGGTCATATCCAGGGTGCACCACTAAACTGAATACGTCTGCCTGTAGCATGCAGTTGCATGCACTTGGGCTCGTCGTTGCAGCTTGCTTTCTTTTCACCTGAAACATCACAAGAGTTGTAAGCATAAGTAGAGTTTCATTCAACACACTTGTTCACAATGTGAACCATAAAGCATCTAAAATTATGCTAGTTTTTTTAAAAGTAGGATTTAATTATTAGTGTGATTTCAGATAAATCATTTAAACGAATCAAAATTTAGGTGTTGTTTTTAAAGGAATAGTTTTGAACGACATTGACATGTTTGATAATAAGATTATTTTATGCTGCTGTTTATATTAGAATAATTTTTTCAGAGTTTCATTCTTTATTTGTTTGTAATTTGtaagaaattattttttaatattaaataatttaatcgtGAAAGATAATAAATTTCAGTAAAAACTAAatgattatttgttatttttttaagtAGACAAATGTCAATGAGTCTTTGGTTTGTGAGTAAAATTGAATACTTTCGTGAGAGTCTATCAGGAATAAGTCTTGCTGAGCGTCGGGCTTTAACACTGTAAGGGAGGTCTTAATACTATAAGGGACTAGACCTTGATCGTGCCATGACAAATTTTAAGAAATGGATACCCCAAATCCTTGACTCTCAACTGAAAAGATTTCAATCTAAAACTCATACTTTAATATCCAAAGCAAAATCCTtcctaaaattaataaaattaccgtacgattttttaatttttttttaacaatatgATATTTGATTAGAGCAGGGGAAGAGGAAATCCAATGGTATTCATGTCAGAGTATCTGTGATTAGCTATAGCACCCACAAAATTTGTAAACACCCAGGATCTGGCCGAAGTAAGATGGGCATACTCAGTTGAATTCGGTTATCGGTAGTAAATATGTCTAAAACTTCTGCGGTTACAGGGCTGATTAAATTTGTTGAAAAAACTCTGTGAATCAAGGATGTCAGACATTAAAAACATTCTGATTCAATTCTATACAACAATAAATTTTACCTCTGCAACGACGCCGCCTGCACTGTTGTAAACTGCACAAGATTTCTTGGAGAAAGATCCTTCAACATAAAATTCTGGATTCTTAGATGAATTCAGGGAGATCTTGGCCAAAGTTTTCTTTTTTCCACTTAACCACCATCTACGAGTGGATTTTTTCATCCTAAAGATCCTATTATTCTCACAAAAACCCTGCCACTGCCTCCGAATGCTAAATCTCTGTTAACACACACACAAAACAAGATTGATTGTTAATCAACAGATTATCTAACATACTAGTCAGTGTATTAAGAAGGTCTTCAATGGGGAAGAAGGGTTTAACATGCCTTGCGTTTCAGTACAAGCAGATCATTTCCTGTGGCATCCATGAGAATCATCTCACTGGTGGGATTGCAAGCATAGTTATCAACTCTGAAAACAAGGTTGCCATTGGAGTCATAGACAGTAAATCCTTTACTGTTAAACAGAAGAGATTTGTTCCACACAGTCAAACTAACAGGCTGAGCTCCTTCCTCAGGGGCCCTCTGATTCTCTGTAATTTCAGGTACTCGAGGATGGATCTTCGCCATTTTTAACACAGTTCCAGGAAATTTGAAGGGTTTTTTTCTCTTGGAAGTTGAGATTGGAGCAGATGTGATCTTCTTTTTCAGTCAAGATTGAAGCAGATGTGATCTTCTTTTTCAGTCAAGATTGAAGCAGATGTGATCTTTTTCAGTCAAGATTGAAGCAGATGTGATCTTCTTTTTCAGTCAAGATTGAAGCAAAGATGTGGTCTTGCATTGAAAGTGAGGAAAACAATGGAGGAAGGACAGTTATAAAGAGATAGAAAGTGACCTGGCTCGCTGTCAATGACGTGCGATTTGGTTCAGTTTATATGGAGGACACATGCGCGCAACGTCTTGATGTGGGTGGAAGATACCATTTTTGGTTTACTCGTTTCTCGATTGCCACAACTTTCTGCACTTAGACTCGTGACTCCTTACCACCACCACCCACTCCTCCCCCATTTTTTATGCTCTATAGTCTTCTAGGGTAGAGAAGAGGACCCAATTTGGACAAATTAGTGTGGTAAAACAGGATTTTTGATGtgtatatttttggatttttcaagtGTTTCTAGGTTAGAAAACAATTAGTTAATATGGGTATTATCATTCGGAGATCAAAAGCTTTAAGCATTTATTGTGGTCAATTGGTTGAACACAATTGGTCAGGGTGATGGTATGTTTTTGATTGGTTATCCATCAAAGTTCATACCTAATACAATTTATAGTGGTGGTGATATGTTCTTGATTACACCATACATGTAAGTCAATTGATTAGTGTGGCATGTTCTTGATTATGCCATCCACCTTGATTCTTAGTTGAAGAGCCATTAAAAATAAATTGTGATGGAAATTTGACTTGCCTAGTACGAAATTGGTCCATTAGAATAGTGCATCCTCTTGCCCATGACATTCTTAGAAATTCTTGATTTTTTGCTTGTAAAGTCAATATGACTACTTTATTTGAATTTCAAAAGCTTTAAGCATTTATTGTGGTCAATTGATTGAAGACAATTGACCATAGTGATGGTATGTTCCTTGATTACACGAACCACCAAGGTTCATGGATTGTTTTATAGATGACTTTGGAGGAATGGATACCATACGATCCTTGATTTTCAATCGAAGAGATATCAACATAGATTTGCACTCCTATGCAAATAGCAAAAAGAACTTTGTATGATAGATAGATAATAGGTAAGTAGATAGATCTTTTTAAAGTCCACGAGGCTAAAAATAGCCTATTGGATAATCAGCTTTGTCATTTTGATTTATGTGTTTAGGCGTTTTCTTATTCAAGGAGATGATAAGCATCCTCATCATCTCAATGGTCTTCTCATTGAAAATTTGTGAAGAAACAATTGTCATTAGATTGGCATGTTTGTCTGTAATGTCTCCAAAGACATCACACTCCATAATTAAGTGTTTCTCGATTTCATTGTTCCGATATTAGGATGATGGTATGTTCTTTTATTACATCAACCGCCAAGGTTCATGGATTGTACTCCGGATGACTTTTGGAGGAACAGGTACCCCACAAGCATTGACTTTCAATCGAAGAGATATGAACATAGACTCGTACTCTTATACAAATAGCAAAAAGAACTCTaaatgatagatagatagatatatctTTTTAACATTCGAACATTGAAAAATAGTCAATGGGACAGCGAACCTTGTCATTTTGATATTGTGCATTCACATCCTTTTCTTATTCAAGAAGAGTATAAAATCCTAATCATCTTAATAGTCTCTTCCCTGAATAAACTATCGCATTAGATTGATATGTTTATCTCTGATGTCCTTGACTACATCACACTCcataataaaattattttctgaTTTCACTATTCCGACATTACAAAACTACACACCCTTTCTCCTTGTATGTCTTC is a genomic window of Cryptomeria japonica chromosome 7, Sugi_1.0, whole genome shotgun sequence containing:
- the LOC131036331 gene encoding protein LURP-one-related 8: MAKIHPRVPEITENQRAPEEGAQPVSLTVWNKSLLFNSKGFTVYDSNGNLVFRVDNYACNPTSEMILMDATGNDLLVLKRKRFSIRRQWQGFCENNRIFRMKKSTRRWWLSGKKKTLAKISLNSSKNPEFYVEGSFSKKSCAVYNSAGGVVAEVKRKQAATTSPSACNCMLQADVFSLVVHPGYDQKMVMGFVISLDSLSKKPTFLRRL